In Chitinophaga nivalis, a single genomic region encodes these proteins:
- a CDS encoding sterol desaturase family protein, which translates to MAILHTLYQELLSFLGIRPLITLFQTGNYQVLLTWDGISSAIGPLIPFLLLLEAGRALVYKRFRIEDYKMPFFTFVFNRFLSRFISIAAVAFCIGLLEPLALFHTTLTWYWLIYGYIIWEFAHFIYHYLGHKVRIFWCLHATHHVPQSMNLSVTYTHFFLEAPYADVIRTSICILAGIHPALLFLIMFIDGTWGAFIHVGENLLKDGRLGFLNRIILTPSHHRVHHARNPLYMDTNFCNLLNIWDKVFGTFQYEEKEIDIEYGVSREMNTNNFADVYFGELYYLFKDVIHAPGLKNKCLYFIMPPGWSHTGDHKTARVVKQAYLDAQMQALTETPVVATKTA; encoded by the coding sequence ATGGCAATACTACACACGTTATACCAGGAGTTACTTTCTTTCCTGGGCATCCGGCCACTTATTACCCTGTTTCAGACAGGCAACTATCAGGTATTACTGACCTGGGATGGCATCAGTAGTGCGATCGGTCCCCTGATTCCATTTTTGCTACTGCTGGAAGCCGGGCGGGCACTGGTGTACAAACGGTTCCGCATCGAAGACTACAAAATGCCTTTCTTCACTTTTGTATTCAACCGTTTTCTTTCCCGGTTTATTTCCATTGCAGCTGTTGCCTTCTGTATCGGGCTACTGGAGCCACTCGCCTTATTTCATACTACCCTCACCTGGTACTGGTTGATATATGGCTATATCATATGGGAGTTCGCCCATTTCATCTATCATTACCTGGGACATAAAGTAAGAATCTTCTGGTGTCTGCATGCCACCCATCATGTGCCGCAAAGCATGAATCTCTCTGTTACATATACGCATTTTTTTCTGGAGGCGCCTTATGCAGATGTGATCCGCACCTCCATCTGTATCCTCGCCGGTATTCATCCGGCCCTGCTGTTTTTAATTATGTTTATTGACGGCACCTGGGGCGCGTTTATTCATGTAGGAGAAAATCTGTTGAAAGATGGCAGACTGGGCTTTTTAAACCGGATCATCCTCACCCCTTCGCATCACCGGGTACATCATGCCCGCAATCCGCTTTACATGGATACCAATTTCTGTAACCTGCTCAACATCTGGGATAAAGTGTTTGGTACTTTTCAATACGAAGAAAAAGAGATAGACATCGAATATGGGGTTTCCCGGGAGATGAACACCAATAATTTTGCGGATGTTTATTTCGGAGAATTATATTATCTGTTTAAAGATGTGATACATGCACCGGGTCTTAAAAACAAATGCCTGTACTTTATTATGCCGCCGGGATGGAGCCACACCGGCGATCACAAAACAGCCCGCGTCGTGAAGCAAGCCTATCTCGATGCACAAATGCAGGCGTTAACCGAAACCCCTGTTGTTGCCACCAAAACAGCTTAG
- a CDS encoding TonB-dependent receptor plug domain-containing protein, translated as MKNNRFLYHGCWWLLCCLLWASAGIAQVKDYAAGKEKIYIHTNHVFFTPGETLYFKVYVVNGRDQLPSSQSTMVHTDIILPSGNILKTLHLKVKNGYATGSFDFEGKVAGGIYKIRAYTSRMKLEKTDTWFTKEITLQQLIAPRILMQLDFPKKGYGPGDTVLADYTVRNLSDQPIAYHPASFTVSIGGQIIQTQTFQTSQAGKSQLSFRLPDSLCTSDGLLNVTINYDGYTEAISRSIPITLQNIDLQFMPEGGTLVQDMTSNLAFKAVNEYGKPADVKGIIQDQTGKQVATFDSYHAGMGQCMFTPQKGSVYTARIISPAGISQQYPLPAASESGVVMQLAKKDKQLLIHLNATTAQTVTLIGSARNVPYYTQSLSLVKGVQTITIPTDSFPIGIARFTLSTAAQVPLAERIVFLHAEKNLRLTITPDKKQYLPREKVSLQLTTTDEKGLPVPSNLSLAVVDDKLWTLADDKQDHLLSWLLMSSELSGKIAAPQYYFDTTKPKASNALDLMMLTHGYRYFAYTDTNRLTDSLLLQAGRPNVLKGILLNTMSGRPEPGIVYLINETSHTFLAQVTTNNTGEFAFPDLTGGEKYALIGRSRHARTKVRIHILQNGTDLYNYPPTATTPTTAATPLVIDGKQLVSPLYTEEIISSSGSHIVPPPIEPPGGTSHLSEVVVISYGTGHRQMVSSSMSTIRAEDVLYVDNLASALQGRVSGIQVVNDANQLSTQISLRGATSYTGSSEPLFIVDGVPMQPSWMRFHPSNIATITILKDANAVALYGSKAVNGVIIITTLQDRTENILLPDNDKYLFTSHIVPFKYPAYSATRKFYMPVYTSTVTTERDDFRETIYWNPVIQTNRQGTATVEFYNSDATTTFRAIAEGIGYNGKAGYSTATYAAQNALDIDAKLPPYLTAGDKPQLPLVLKNNGITALPVRLTVTLPANMHTGHFTDSLLLAPGTSRQVLIPVTATAALQDTIRFTVASAVQTTTLTLPVNVAGKGFPAHLTLTGNASGQHTFTVSNMVPGSMHSQLRIFHQPEGQLLDGIAAMLREPHGCFEQVSSTTYPNLFILKYLQESGKADTAITARALRYLKNGYDKLIAYETAAKGFEWFGNTPPHEALTAYGLMQFTAMQEFMPVDTALLARTKNFLLSRRDGKGAFRLAEGKYGFAVTPADAAHLYIVYALSQAGMGKDILPEYESAVKKAKASNDMYLLSLAALAASNLHRQEDYRQLMQQLQTGYQDKTLQLKASLVNASGRSLEIAAKALYALALTKSPTPTLPVIQTLITDILAQKSHYGYGSTQSTVLALEALSAYSKLATSANQDLRIQFALNGDTLSAGDTLPKTIANGQHVFTVQYSQPAATIPYSLDLSYQTFQPPNSEQALLQLSTSLQASPVKMGSTVRMQVAVTNTALARLGMAVAKIGIPAGLSLQPWQLKTLTEEHKVAHYEIFDNYLVCYWLGFRPEETKTIHLDLKADIPGTYRAKASNTYLYYMPEHKHWNEGVNVTVLP; from the coding sequence ATGAAAAATAATCGCTTCCTATATCATGGCTGTTGGTGGTTGTTATGTTGCCTGCTGTGGGCCAGTGCTGGTATAGCACAAGTAAAAGACTACGCTGCCGGCAAGGAAAAAATCTATATCCATACCAACCATGTTTTTTTCACACCGGGCGAAACCCTGTATTTTAAAGTCTATGTAGTCAATGGCCGGGATCAGCTACCCAGCAGCCAAAGTACCATGGTACATACAGACATTATACTTCCTTCCGGTAACATATTAAAAACACTGCACCTGAAAGTAAAAAATGGTTACGCTACCGGCTCCTTTGACTTCGAGGGTAAGGTGGCGGGCGGCATCTATAAAATAAGGGCCTATACCTCCCGGATGAAACTGGAAAAAACGGATACCTGGTTCACCAAAGAAATTACCTTGCAACAGCTGATCGCGCCACGCATACTGATGCAGCTGGACTTCCCGAAAAAAGGATACGGCCCCGGCGATACCGTCCTGGCTGATTACACTGTGCGGAACCTTAGCGACCAACCGATCGCTTATCATCCCGCCAGCTTTACCGTGTCCATTGGCGGGCAAATCATTCAAACCCAAACTTTCCAGACCAGTCAGGCAGGTAAATCACAGCTCTCTTTCCGGCTGCCAGACAGCCTGTGTACCAGTGATGGCTTACTCAATGTAACAATTAACTATGACGGCTATACGGAGGCGATCTCCCGAAGTATTCCCATTACCCTGCAAAACATTGATCTGCAGTTTATGCCGGAAGGTGGTACACTGGTGCAGGATATGACCAGCAACCTGGCTTTTAAAGCGGTGAATGAATACGGGAAACCAGCTGATGTAAAAGGCATCATACAGGATCAGACAGGCAAACAGGTAGCCACTTTCGACAGCTACCATGCGGGGATGGGACAATGTATGTTTACCCCACAGAAAGGAAGTGTCTACACCGCCCGGATTATCAGCCCGGCAGGTATCTCCCAACAATATCCGTTACCCGCAGCCAGCGAATCAGGCGTAGTCATGCAGCTAGCGAAAAAAGATAAACAACTGCTGATTCACCTCAACGCAACTACTGCACAGACAGTAACGCTCATTGGCTCCGCCAGAAATGTGCCCTACTATACCCAATCCCTATCGCTGGTAAAAGGTGTACAAACCATCACCATTCCAACAGATAGCTTTCCCATTGGCATCGCCCGGTTTACACTCAGCACGGCCGCTCAGGTACCATTGGCAGAAAGAATTGTATTCCTGCATGCAGAAAAAAATCTGCGGCTGACCATCACACCGGATAAAAAACAATACCTGCCCCGGGAAAAGGTATCGCTCCAACTAACCACCACAGATGAAAAAGGCTTGCCAGTTCCCTCGAATCTTTCTCTTGCTGTAGTAGACGATAAACTATGGACATTGGCGGATGACAAACAGGATCACCTCCTGTCCTGGCTGTTGATGAGCAGTGAGCTATCCGGTAAAATAGCAGCACCGCAATATTATTTCGATACCACCAAACCTAAAGCCAGCAACGCGCTGGACCTGATGATGCTCACCCATGGTTATCGTTACTTTGCCTATACCGATACCAACCGCCTCACCGATTCCCTTTTATTACAGGCTGGCCGCCCGAATGTATTAAAGGGGATATTACTCAACACGATGAGCGGTCGGCCGGAACCGGGTATCGTATATCTGATTAACGAAACTTCCCATACTTTCCTTGCGCAGGTAACGACCAATAACACCGGGGAATTTGCTTTTCCTGATCTTACCGGCGGAGAAAAATATGCGTTGATAGGCCGTTCCCGGCACGCCCGTACAAAAGTCCGTATCCACATCCTCCAGAACGGCACTGATTTGTATAACTACCCACCAACAGCTACTACGCCCACAACAGCTGCTACCCCCCTTGTAATAGATGGGAAACAGCTGGTATCGCCCTTGTATACGGAGGAAATTATATCATCCTCCGGTTCCCACATTGTACCACCACCGATAGAACCACCCGGGGGTACTTCCCACCTGAGTGAAGTAGTGGTAATCTCCTATGGTACTGGCCATCGCCAAATGGTCTCCAGCAGTATGAGTACGATTCGTGCAGAAGACGTATTATACGTCGATAACCTTGCCAGCGCGCTGCAAGGCCGGGTAAGCGGCATTCAGGTGGTCAATGATGCCAACCAGCTATCCACCCAGATTTCCCTGCGGGGAGCTACCTCCTATACCGGTAGCAGTGAACCCCTCTTTATTGTGGACGGTGTGCCGATGCAGCCATCCTGGATGCGTTTTCATCCAAGTAACATTGCCACCATCACCATATTGAAAGACGCCAATGCTGTTGCCCTATATGGTTCCAAAGCAGTAAATGGGGTTATCATTATTACTACCCTGCAGGATAGAACAGAAAATATACTGCTGCCAGATAATGATAAATATCTCTTCACCAGCCACATCGTACCTTTCAAATATCCCGCCTACTCCGCTACCAGAAAATTCTATATGCCGGTATACACTTCTACCGTTACAACAGAACGGGATGATTTCCGCGAAACGATTTACTGGAACCCGGTGATACAAACCAACCGGCAGGGCACTGCCACCGTGGAATTCTATAATTCAGATGCCACCACCACCTTCCGCGCCATTGCCGAAGGCATTGGCTACAACGGAAAGGCCGGCTATAGTACGGCTACCTATGCCGCACAAAATGCATTGGATATAGACGCTAAATTACCTCCCTACCTTACCGCCGGCGATAAGCCCCAACTGCCGCTCGTGTTAAAGAACAACGGGATCACGGCGTTACCGGTACGGCTGACCGTCACCCTACCGGCCAACATGCATACCGGCCACTTTACAGATAGTTTGCTGCTGGCGCCAGGTACTTCCAGACAAGTACTTATACCCGTAACGGCTACCGCCGCCCTGCAAGACACCATCCGGTTCACCGTTGCCAGCGCTGTACAAACCACTACCCTCACCTTACCGGTGAATGTAGCCGGGAAAGGATTTCCGGCGCACCTCACCCTTACCGGCAATGCCTCCGGGCAACACACTTTTACAGTAAGTAACATGGTACCCGGTAGTATGCATAGTCAACTCAGGATTTTCCATCAGCCGGAAGGACAACTGCTGGATGGCATCGCCGCCATGCTGCGGGAACCACACGGCTGCTTTGAACAGGTATCTTCCACTACCTATCCCAATTTATTTATCCTGAAATACCTGCAGGAATCCGGTAAAGCTGATACGGCCATTACTGCTAGGGCCCTCCGCTACCTGAAAAACGGGTATGACAAACTGATTGCCTATGAAACCGCAGCAAAAGGATTTGAATGGTTTGGCAATACGCCACCACACGAAGCCCTTACCGCCTATGGTCTGATGCAGTTTACCGCGATGCAGGAATTTATGCCGGTAGATACCGCCCTGCTGGCACGCACCAAAAATTTTCTATTGAGTCGCCGTGATGGAAAAGGCGCCTTTCGTTTAGCAGAGGGGAAATACGGATTTGCCGTTACTCCTGCTGATGCAGCGCATCTCTACATCGTATATGCTTTATCACAGGCCGGTATGGGAAAAGACATCCTCCCGGAATATGAAAGTGCCGTTAAAAAAGCAAAAGCCAGTAACGATATGTATCTCTTATCCCTCGCGGCACTGGCAGCCAGTAACCTGCACCGCCAGGAAGATTACCGGCAACTCATGCAACAGCTCCAGACCGGTTATCAGGATAAAACATTGCAGCTAAAAGCCAGTCTGGTCAATGCCAGCGGCAGGTCGCTGGAGATTGCCGCCAAAGCTTTATATGCACTGGCACTCACTAAATCCCCTACCCCTACCCTTCCTGTCATACAAACACTTATTACGGATATCCTGGCCCAGAAATCCCATTATGGTTATGGGTCTACCCAATCCACCGTACTGGCACTGGAAGCTTTGTCTGCCTATTCCAAACTGGCTACCAGCGCCAATCAGGACCTGCGGATTCAGTTTGCCCTGAACGGAGATACATTGTCTGCCGGTGATACGTTACCGAAAACAATTGCCAACGGGCAGCATGTCTTTACCGTACAATACAGCCAGCCGGCTGCTACTATTCCGTATAGCCTGGATCTCAGCTACCAGACCTTTCAGCCGCCGAACAGCGAACAGGCCCTCCTGCAGTTGTCGACCTCCCTGCAGGCTTCTCCGGTAAAAATGGGGAGCACCGTACGTATGCAGGTAGCCGTTACAAATACGGCGCTTGCACGACTGGGCATGGCGGTAGCCAAGATCGGCATCCCTGCAGGCTTATCCCTGCAGCCATGGCAACTGAAAACACTCACGGAAGAACATAAAGTGGCCCACTACGAAATCTTTGATAACTACCTGGTATGCTACTGGCTTGGCTTTAGACCCGAGGAAACTAAAACCATCCACCTGGATCTCAAAGCAGATATTCCGGGTACCTATCGGGCCAAAGCCAGCAATACTTATCTCTATTATATGCCTGAACACAAACACTGGAATGAAGGGGTAAACGTGACGGTACTCCCATAA
- a CDS encoding AAA domain-containing protein, producing the protein MNYFKDLLALLKTEREEDRQSYLKLTETATVSERRANGLTWYPIAIKGSEMSRGDYLTVEVERTTHQDVTHQLRFGADAALFSHHDPKNDRVEGTITYQGGNRLKITLRTDELPEWSRDGKLGIDLLFDDNSYDEMQNALKQADALSEKNGENRLIKVLTGVQAPDFRTDLAPVVIPALNASQQTAVHKILSATDIAIVHGPPGTGKTTTLVQAIKALYREEHRQILVVAPSNAAVDLLSEKLSDEGLNVLRVGNPARVSNRLTALTLDSKMAEHSSMKEIKRLKKQANEFKDMAHKYKRNFGKAERDQRKALFTEAHNIMKEVEKTEQYIIDDLVAKAQVITATLVGAHHYTVRNLKYHTVVIDEAGQALEPACWIPILKAQKVVLAGDHCQLPPTIKSTEAARQGLSTTLLEKCTALHPEAVVLLEEQYRMHATIMGYSSRIFYEDRLKAHASVAQHLLFSDDAPLSFVDTAGCGFDEKQEGTSTTNPEEAVFLFKHLSQLVTALGAHYPVAADFPSIAVISPYKQQIYLLQEQLQHSPALQAYGDKIAVNTIDSFQGQERDIVYISMTRSNTDNNIGFLSDIRRMNVAMTRARKKLVIIGDSATLSQLPFYADFITYAEKSEAYQSAWEFMDL; encoded by the coding sequence ATGAATTATTTCAAAGACCTGCTTGCGTTGTTAAAAACAGAACGCGAAGAGGACCGGCAATCTTATCTGAAATTAACTGAAACAGCTACGGTATCCGAACGGAGAGCCAATGGACTCACCTGGTATCCGATCGCTATCAAAGGTTCAGAAATGAGCCGCGGCGATTATCTGACCGTAGAGGTAGAACGAACAACTCACCAGGATGTTACACATCAGTTACGTTTCGGGGCAGATGCCGCCCTGTTCTCTCACCACGATCCTAAAAACGACCGGGTGGAAGGCACCATTACCTATCAGGGAGGCAACCGGCTGAAAATCACCTTACGTACCGATGAACTACCGGAGTGGTCGCGGGATGGTAAATTAGGGATTGATCTGCTGTTTGATGATAACAGTTATGATGAGATGCAGAATGCCCTTAAACAGGCCGATGCCCTCAGCGAAAAAAATGGAGAAAACCGCCTCATTAAGGTATTAACCGGCGTACAGGCGCCCGATTTCCGGACCGACCTTGCACCCGTCGTTATTCCTGCATTGAATGCCTCGCAGCAAACCGCTGTACATAAAATCTTATCAGCTACCGATATCGCCATTGTACATGGCCCGCCAGGTACCGGTAAAACCACGACGCTGGTGCAGGCCATCAAAGCCCTATACCGCGAAGAACACCGCCAGATACTGGTGGTAGCCCCCAGCAATGCCGCGGTAGATCTATTGAGTGAAAAGCTGTCTGATGAAGGCCTGAATGTATTGCGGGTAGGAAATCCGGCCAGGGTATCGAACCGGCTGACCGCATTAACGCTCGACAGTAAAATGGCGGAACACAGTAGCATGAAAGAAATTAAACGCTTGAAAAAACAGGCCAATGAGTTCAAAGACATGGCCCATAAATACAAGCGGAATTTCGGCAAGGCGGAGCGCGACCAACGTAAAGCCCTCTTTACGGAAGCCCACAACATCATGAAGGAGGTGGAGAAAACCGAGCAATACATCATCGACGACCTGGTAGCCAAAGCACAGGTGATTACGGCCACCCTCGTAGGCGCTCATCACTATACTGTAAGAAATCTGAAATACCATACCGTGGTAATCGATGAAGCCGGACAGGCCCTGGAACCGGCCTGCTGGATCCCCATCCTGAAAGCACAGAAAGTGGTACTGGCCGGAGATCACTGCCAGTTACCACCGACGATTAAATCCACCGAAGCGGCCCGCCAGGGACTTAGCACCACCCTGCTGGAAAAATGTACCGCCCTGCACCCGGAAGCAGTAGTATTACTGGAAGAACAATACCGCATGCATGCCACGATTATGGGTTATTCCTCCCGGATCTTTTATGAAGACCGGTTAAAAGCCCATGCCTCTGTTGCACAACACCTGCTGTTTTCCGACGACGCGCCCCTTTCTTTTGTAGATACTGCCGGATGTGGTTTCGATGAAAAACAGGAAGGTACCAGCACCACCAACCCGGAAGAAGCGGTATTTTTATTCAAACACCTGTCTCAGCTGGTGACTGCACTGGGCGCACATTATCCGGTTGCCGCCGACTTTCCTTCCATTGCCGTTATTTCTCCCTATAAACAACAGATTTACCTGTTACAGGAACAATTGCAACACTCCCCTGCCCTGCAGGCATATGGGGATAAAATTGCCGTGAATACCATCGATAGTTTCCAGGGGCAGGAACGGGATATTGTGTACATCAGCATGACCCGCAGCAATACCGACAACAACATCGGCTTTCTCTCCGACATCCGCCGGATGAACGTGGCCATGACGCGGGCGCGGAAAAAACTGGTGATTATCGGCGACAGTGCCACCCTTTCCCAATTACCTTTTTATGCAGACTTTATCACCTATGCGGAGAAAAGTGAGGCCTACCAAAGCGCCTGGGAATTTATGGACCTCTGA